In Leptospiraceae bacterium, one DNA window encodes the following:
- a CDS encoding DinB family protein — protein sequence MKELIENYRKGIGLLSYSISGLSSEDFLKTPGPGDWNTNQVVIHITDTDLLFSERIKRIITEKEPALIKADESEWAKKLYYSEQSAGESAILFDLNRKSTVYILDRLSESDFEKTGIHSVKGPQPLKKIVDFCSSHLDDHLKFIYGKRERMGKPIKEIYSRTNR from the coding sequence ATGAAAGAACTTATAGAAAATTATAGAAAAGGAATTGGGCTTCTTAGTTATTCCATATCGGGACTATCGAGCGAAGATTTTTTAAAAACACCGGGGCCGGGTGACTGGAATACGAATCAAGTAGTCATTCATATTACAGATACAGATTTACTATTTTCCGAAAGAATAAAAAGAATCATAACAGAAAAAGAGCCTGCGCTAATCAAAGCAGACGAATCTGAGTGGGCAAAAAAATTATACTACAGCGAGCAGTCTGCAGGAGAATCTGCTATTTTATTTGACCTAAACAGAAAATCTACAGTTTATATACTAGATAGACTAAGCGAATCTGATTTTGAGAAGACAGGAATCCATTCTGTAAAAGGGCCCCAACCTCTAAAAAAAATTGTTGATTTTTGCTCTTCCCACTTAGATGATCATTTAAAATTTATCTACGGTAAAAGAGAAAGAATGGGAAAGCCAATCAAAGAAATTTACAGCAGGACAAATAGATGA
- a CDS encoding ROK family protein — MKKVLGIDIGGGSIRGSIIDSSGKIYAEEKIDTNRNWSNSEFLESLLQLITSIQKKESFEKIGIGTPGPIDMDKGIILRSANLINLENVMLSFTIQNKFNLPVFMNNDANCFSLGEYYFGKGQNCDNLVIFTLGTGIGCGWVYKGEIFNGYKGNGMESGHCTIVINGALCGCGQRGCAESYFSARGFLSRYKEKTGSEIESARAFFELVRKKDPVAVEILSFGTMVLAELLRNTIHSVNPKKIILVGGLTKSWDLFGENLIERVKEIVFPVFLDYTTIETGSGLSSTYGAASLCFKGEQI, encoded by the coding sequence ATGAAAAAAGTTTTAGGTATTGATATAGGTGGTGGAAGTATCCGAGGAAGTATCATCGACTCATCAGGAAAAATTTACGCGGAAGAAAAAATTGACACGAATAGAAATTGGTCTAACTCAGAATTTTTAGAATCTTTATTGCAATTGATCACTTCCATTCAAAAAAAAGAATCCTTTGAAAAAATCGGAATTGGGACTCCGGGCCCAATTGACATGGACAAGGGAATCATTCTAAGATCTGCAAATCTTATCAACTTGGAAAATGTAATGTTGTCTTTTACAATCCAAAACAAATTCAATCTGCCTGTATTCATGAATAACGATGCGAATTGTTTTTCCTTGGGAGAATACTATTTTGGAAAAGGACAAAATTGCGACAATCTGGTAATCTTTACACTGGGGACAGGAATCGGGTGTGGATGGGTTTACAAAGGTGAAATTTTTAATGGATACAAAGGGAATGGTATGGAGTCCGGTCATTGCACAATAGTTATCAATGGTGCGTTATGCGGATGCGGTCAAAGAGGATGCGCAGAAAGCTATTTTAGTGCAAGGGGATTTCTAAGTAGATACAAGGAAAAAACTGGAAGTGAAATAGAATCTGCTAGAGCTTTTTTTGAATTAGTGAGAAAAAAAGATCCGGTTGCTGTAGAAATTCTAAGCTTTGGGACAATGGTACTTGCAGAGCTTTTGCGAAATACAATCCATTCAGTGAATCCAAAAAAAATTATCTTAGTCGGTGGGCTTACCAAATCTTGGGATTTGTTTGGAGAAAATTTAATCGAAAGAGTGAAAGAAATTGTTTTTCCGGTATTTTTGGACTACACTACTATAGAAACAGGATCCGGACTATCCAGTACCTATGGCGCTGCATCACTTTGCTTTAAAGGAGAACAAATATGA
- a CDS encoding histidine triad nucleotide-binding protein — protein sequence MSECIFCKIVEKKITATILYEDELMIAFRDINPVAPDHILFIPKKHIESFGHFTEKEETLIGKFSVRIAKFAKEKGFDKKGYRIVTNIGAEAGQTVFHLHYHLLAGRNFEWPPG from the coding sequence ATGAGTGAATGTATATTTTGTAAAATCGTAGAAAAAAAAATTACGGCTACTATTTTGTACGAAGACGAGCTTATGATCGCCTTCCGAGATATAAACCCGGTTGCACCCGATCACATCTTGTTCATTCCCAAAAAGCACATTGAGTCTTTCGGGCATTTTACAGAAAAAGAAGAAACACTCATAGGAAAGTTTTCTGTAAGAATTGCAAAATTTGCAAAAGAGAAAGGTTTCGACAAAAAAGGATATAGAATAGTAACCAATATCGGTGCAGAAGCAGGGCAAACAGTATTTCATCTGCACTACCACCTTCTTGCCGGAAGAAATTTTGAATGGCCGCCGGGGTAG
- a CDS encoding ABC transporter ATP-binding protein, translating to MIFRVSNLSKSYDKNTVVNSISFDVNESDYVAIVGPSGSGKTTLLSLLTGMLKPSSGEVIFNNEKLSTFSNSKLLKFRSNEIGLIFQFSELIPNLTIRENILLPTLFSKKYDSTEYEKKCDYLLYMLELTKFADKLPRKLSGGQIQKAAIARSLINNPEILFADEPSGDLDPENSGLVRNLFRDYNQKGLTILLVTHDMKLAFDAKTIYEMRDGQFTKVIK from the coding sequence ATGATTTTCAGAGTAAGTAATCTTTCAAAAAGCTATGATAAAAATACAGTTGTAAATTCTATTTCTTTTGACGTAAATGAATCGGACTATGTGGCGATTGTAGGTCCCTCCGGCTCAGGAAAAACTACACTTCTTTCTCTATTGACCGGAATGCTAAAACCAAGCTCTGGAGAAGTAATTTTTAATAATGAAAAATTATCCACATTCTCAAATTCAAAACTCCTGAAATTCCGATCCAATGAGATTGGACTAATCTTTCAATTTAGCGAGCTTATCCCAAACCTGACTATTCGAGAAAATATACTTTTACCCACGCTTTTTTCTAAAAAATACGATTCAACCGAATATGAAAAAAAATGTGACTATCTCCTGTATATGCTTGAGCTGACAAAATTTGCAGATAAACTTCCAAGAAAACTTTCAGGAGGGCAAATACAAAAAGCAGCCATAGCAAGGTCTCTCATTAATAATCCGGAAATTCTTTTTGCCGATGAGCCGTCGGGAGACTTGGATCCGGAAAATAGCGGTCTTGTCAGAAACTTGTTTCGAGATTATAACCAGAAAGGCTTGACGATACTACTTGTTACGCACGATATGAAATTAGCATTTGACGCAAAAACAATTTATGAGATGAGAGATGGTCAGTTTACAAAAGTAATTAAATGA
- a CDS encoding restriction endonuclease, whose translation MIFFVIIAVAVILLFAAFFLFFESKKDITEKALALAAIGNFLDARAMVRDHLESSPGSVKSLYVMAKIYSMEGDYLSEASYLEKIKKIGRYEKEFPEITICNRIADIYYNLDMFEEAFFYYLDSLQADPTDPEALIRLGFMALGQKDFQIADVFLKKLNSSSTQIPSYFIAKGIIKANQGREGVFQDFERAYQLDRTSTVSGFLFAVSAAKEGKNDTAIEVANKVVENIEDEFIRYTLFQFIMTQFFLKEDYSSAAKHARLCVEIAKLNGWKHETTDSNFYLAMSLIAQNKMDEASDPLIDAESDRMDDTEIIELANYKYKVENGDINLWEFGTDGYDLKKEIQGAFDKNFSNERYYELSGLRSQDTFNIRGIVNEEGKKITNQIGLIGVDKLTRFNSLKGTAFKNTCVRIIMALNYRVSREIPYLENDGANYIGSNISDRDLKALFRIRKWRNVKISDVFLRDLLSAVNDLSVEKGFIIGSAELTPGAKKVFSSNPDQIVIVNGKELDDILEKALR comes from the coding sequence ATGATTTTTTTTGTAATTATTGCGGTTGCTGTTATTTTACTTTTTGCTGCATTTTTTTTATTTTTTGAGTCTAAAAAAGATATTACAGAAAAGGCATTGGCTCTTGCTGCCATCGGGAATTTTCTTGATGCGAGAGCAATGGTAAGAGATCATTTAGAAAGTTCACCCGGAAGCGTAAAATCTTTGTATGTAATGGCGAAGATTTATTCTATGGAAGGGGATTATTTGAGTGAGGCAAGTTATTTAGAAAAAATTAAGAAAATCGGACGATACGAAAAAGAATTTCCTGAGATCACGATATGCAATAGAATTGCGGATATTTATTATAATCTCGATATGTTCGAAGAGGCTTTTTTTTATTATTTGGATAGCCTGCAAGCAGATCCGACAGATCCAGAAGCGTTGATTCGATTGGGATTTATGGCATTAGGTCAAAAAGATTTTCAGATAGCGGATGTATTTTTAAAAAAATTAAATTCTTCTTCAACTCAAATTCCTTCTTACTTTATTGCCAAAGGAATAATCAAAGCCAATCAAGGTAGGGAGGGAGTTTTTCAGGATTTTGAAAGAGCATACCAGTTGGATCGGACTTCTACTGTATCAGGTTTTTTGTTTGCAGTGAGTGCTGCAAAGGAAGGAAAAAATGACACAGCAATCGAGGTCGCAAACAAGGTTGTAGAAAATATTGAAGATGAGTTTATTCGCTATACCTTGTTTCAATTTATTATGACTCAATTTTTTCTGAAAGAAGATTATTCTTCGGCAGCAAAACATGCAAGACTTTGTGTAGAAATAGCAAAGCTCAATGGTTGGAAACACGAGACTACTGATTCTAACTTTTATTTAGCTATGTCTTTAATTGCACAAAATAAAATGGATGAGGCTTCCGATCCTTTAATAGATGCAGAGTCTGATAGAATGGACGATACGGAAATTATAGAGCTTGCAAATTATAAATACAAAGTAGAAAATGGAGATATTAATCTTTGGGAATTTGGGACAGACGGTTACGATTTAAAAAAGGAAATTCAAGGAGCTTTCGATAAAAATTTTTCAAACGAAAGATACTACGAACTTTCCGGCTTGAGGTCACAAGATACTTTTAATATTCGAGGTATCGTAAACGAAGAAGGAAAAAAAATCACAAATCAGATAGGTTTAATCGGTGTAGATAAACTAACCAGATTCAATTCGTTAAAAGGTACTGCGTTTAAAAATACTTGCGTAAGAATTATTATGGCTTTAAATTATAGGGTGAGCCGAGAGATTCCGTATTTAGAAAATGATGGTGCAAACTATATTGGGTCAAATATTTCTGATCGAGATTTGAAGGCTCTATTTAGAATCAGAAAATGGAGAAATGTAAAAATATCAGACGTTTTTTTAAGAGACCTTTTAAGTGCAGTAAATGATCTAAGCGTCGAGAAAGGATTTATCATTGGTTCTGCAGAATTAACTCCGGGTGCAAAAAAAGTATTTTCTTCAAACCCCGATCAAATAGTCATCGTGAATGGGAAGGAATTGGACGATATTCTTGAAAAAGCTCTACGTTAG